In Drosophila nasuta strain 15112-1781.00 chromosome 2R, ASM2355853v1, whole genome shotgun sequence, a single genomic region encodes these proteins:
- the LOC132785695 gene encoding 5-hydroxytryptamine receptor 1 codes for MASTGQDCAAAAARKRRHQTSAASAATATQNCNSNNSNKLISTATLTLFILTLSSWIAYATAAVTTTTTTTTATAATASVATTAATTAATASIATTTTITIITAQTATRSGGDLAEDFNSSSAFLGAIAAAGGATAAVNSSPIAIVSYQGITSSTPNGSSTVVSMSDTPRLLDELSTDEEFELPALQSVIVSIILLIVILGTVVGNVLVCIAVCMVRKLRRPCNYLLVSLALSDLCVALLVMPMALLYEVLERWSFGTLLCDIWVSFDVLCCTASILNLCAISVDRYLAITKPLEYGVKRTPRRMMLCVGIVWLAAACISLPPLLILGNEHEDEDGQPICTVCQNFAYQIYATLGSFYIPLSVMLFVYYQIFRAARRIVLEEKRAQTHLQQALNGTGSPQTATAPTLGHTDLGSGNGAGHHGHRHSSVGNTSLTYSTCGGLSTSGGGGGGVVGIPHGHHGSGGGVSGSTGLLGSPHHKKLRFQLAKEKKASTTLGIIMSAFTICWLPFFILALIRPFETMHVPPSLSSLFLWLGYANSLLNPIIYATLNRDFRKPFQEILFFRCSSLNSMMRENYYQDQYGEPPSQRVMLGDERHGARESFL; via the coding sequence ATGGCTTCAACCGGGCAAGATTgcgcagcagccgcagcccgCAAACGACGCCATCAgacatcagcagcatcagcagcaacagcaacacagaactgcaacagcaacaacagcaataaactGATCTCCACTGCAACCCTAACGCTGTTCATCCTCACCCTCAGCAGCTGGATAGCCTACGCGACGGCTgcagtcacaacaacaacaacaacaacaacagcaacagctgccacagcCTCCgtagcaacaactgcagcaaccacagcagcaacagcatcgatAGCAACTACGACGACGATCACGATAATCACGGCACAAACTGCGACCAGAAGTGGCGGCGATTTGGCTGAGGActttaacagcagcagcgccttTTTGGGCGCCATCGCTGCCGCTGGCGGTGCCACCGCAGCTGTCAACAGCAGCCCCATTGCCATTGTCAGCTATCAGGGCATTACGAGCAGCACGCCCAATGGCAGCAGCACTGTGGTCTCCATGTCCGATACGCCACGACTGCTCGACGAGCTATCGACGGACGAGGAATTCGAGCTGCCGGCGTTGCAGTCCGTTATTGTGAGCATCATACTGCTGATTGTCATCCTGGGCACAGTGGTTGGCAATGTGCTTGTCTGCATCGCTGTGTGCATGGTACGAAAACTGCGACGACCCTGCAATTATCTGCTCGTGTCGCTGGCGTTATCCGATCTCTGTGTGGCGCTTCTAGTCATGCCGATGGCGTTGCTCTACGAGGTGCTCGAACGCTGGAGCTTTGGCACACTGCTCTGCGACATTTGGGTGTCGTTCGATGTGCTCTGCTGCACCGCCTCCATACTGAATCTGTGCGCCATCTCGGTGGACAGATATCTGGCCATCACAAAGCCACTCGAGTACGGTGTGAAGCGAACCCCGCGTCGCATGATGCTGTGTGTGGGCATTGTTTGGTTGGCAGCCGCCTGTATCTCGTTGCCACCGCTACTGATACTGGGCAACGAgcatgaggatgaggatggcCAGCCCATATGCACGGTGTGCCAAAACTTTGCATATCAAATCTATGCCACGCTGGGCTCCTTCTACATACCACTGTCCGTGATGCTGTTCGTCTACTATCAGATATTTCGTGCCGCCCGTCGCATTGTGCTGGAGGAGAAGCGTGCCCAAACCCATCTGCAACAGGCACTCAATGGCACCGGCTCGCCACAAACGGCGACAGCTCCCACTCTGGGTCACACGGATCTGGGCAGCGGCAACGGTGCTGGCCATCATGGCCATCGACACAGCAGCGTGGGCAACACATCGCTCACCTACTCGACGTGTGGCGGCCTCAGCACCAGCggaggcggcggtggcggtgtgGTGGGCATACCGCATGGCCATCATGGCAGCGGCGGGGGCGTGAGTGGCTCCACAGGACTCTTGGGTTCGCCGCATCACAAGAAGCTGCGCTTTCAACTGGCCAAAGAGAAGAAGGCGTCCACCACACTGGGTATCATAATGTCCGCATTCACCATCTGTTGGCTGCCCTTCTTCATACTCGCACTGATCCGGCCATTTGAGACGATGCATGTGCCGCCCTCGCTGTCGTCGCTGTTCTTGTGGCTGGGCTATGCCAACTCGCTGCTGAATCCCATCATATATGCGACGTTAAATCGCGATTTTCGCAAACCCTTCCAGGAGATACTCTTCTTCCGCTGCTCCAGTCTCAACAGCATGATGCGTGAGAATTACTATCAGGATCAGTATGGCGAGCCGCCGTCGCAGCGTGTCATGCTTGGCGATGAACGACATGGCGCCCGGGAGAGCTTTCTGTGA
- the LOC132786659 gene encoding uncharacterized protein LOC132786659, translated as MQFSDDAETVGQVLYVHQLIRDRIGDTETSKSLEPLWYRGLSDVQIKGIKALQPALADDLLEGTAYRVYLVLRHIGLHPRPPKKELCKLIRMSRGNEVAFLWFIMEAYYVSDNHDNIYGSNEQIIMSAIFWLDLYPTLLALDRVLPLPHASEETRRKEAEATVRRNKLAQQNKLKELRAKKKSAQSSYAISPYFATPVKFKFRRQNLRAFEPKMPAKLPVVPPEASVVLQSRWFGDSDIKDSQIIAAPVLRKEIDNILSTLHAGKLNANDVESLCEHHKKIQEMELSLRLSLERIKQEQLDQLIDVDYRSRQRNRRRTLQQLDKLIEHYRAQFRDMAIKTRMASTRQRLNANMHNPDFIFAQRVSGEDICLVLEGVDPLPPSCRDNTPPEVECRHKFEKAPGDACASNQSLTHRNSKLKQFLCKGCTEMETSKVNKDLLPPLCHCRNCVDCREYFSGSGNNYRFNYQKLFAPNKTTTLDTEQMWLKSQFIKALDDDVEYLNRVLEGNASDSMAEFVDRAVKRMFKEGTDLIHQEYDKLVTENAKPITDQRLNFGQEYFDANNIEQMKAMLKLGLERIAHDHRMVLPTLPDVHLVPLLIEWICARYGKLYSPGDRRRNFNQSNVLMNQLNIILKGEIVQRECRRPTVPLGKLSNIREQNKMSRQLKQYWIRFMKYFVVSIMELGRIYQASMRSDRGAAAISTYYAYMPAHALDVQICRKTPLINRRNKVDKRLSAIIPRNIRIKKMK; from the coding sequence ATGCAATTCTCGGACGATGCTGAGACCGTGGGCCAAGTTTTGTATGTGCATCAGCTAATCAGGGATCGCATTGGCGACACAGAGACAAGCAAAAGTCTGGAACCCTTGTGGTATCGAGGACTGTCCGATGTGCAAATCAAAGGGATTAAGGCTTTGCAACCGGCCTTGGCAGATGATCTGCTGGAGGGAACCGCATACCGAGTGTATTTGGTCTTGCGTCACATTGGTTTGCATCCCCGACCACCGAAGAAAGAACTATGCAAACTGATCCGCATGAGTCGTGGCAATGAGGTGGCCTTTCTCTGGTTCATTATGGAGGCGTATTATGTGTCGGACAATCACGACAACATCTATGGCAGCAATGAACAAATCATTATGTCTGCCATTTTCTGGCTGGATCTTTATCCCACGCTGCTTGCGCTGGATCGTGTTTTGCCGCTGCCACATGCCTCAGAGGAGACGCGACGCAAAGAGGCTGAAGCGACAGTTCGGCGAAATAAGCTGGCACAGCAAAATAAGCTTAAGGAATTGCGAGCCAAGAAGAAATCTGCGCAGTCCTCGTATGCAATATCTCCGTATTTTGCAACTCCGGTGAAGTTTAAATTCCGCCGTCAAAATCTGCGTGCTTTTGAACCAAAAATGCCCGCTAAATTACCCGTGGTGCCGCCAGAGGCAAGTGTTGTACTACAATCGCGCTGGTTTGGCGACAGCGACATCAAAGACAGTCAGATTATTGCTGCACCCGTGTTGCGAAAGGAAATAGATAACATTCTGTCCACTTTGCATGCGGGAAAACTGAATGCAAATGATGTGGAGTCCTTGTGTGAGCACCACAAAAAGATACAAGAGATGGAGCTATCGTTGCGTCTAAGTCTGGAGAGGATCAAACAAGAACAGCTGGATCAACTTATAGACGTCGATTACCGCTCAAGGCAGCGCAATCGTCGACGCACTCTACAACAACTCGATAAATTGATAGAACATTATCGGGCACAATTCCGTGACATGGCCATCAAGACACGCATGGCTTCGACTCGACAGCGACTTAATGCAAATATGCATAATCCGGATTTCATATTCGCGCAACGCGTCTCGGGGGAGGACATTTGTCTGGTACTCGAGGGAGTCGACCCTTTGCCCCCCAGCTGCAGAGATAATACACCACCGGAAGTGGAGTGCAGACATAAATTCGAAAAGGCTCCAGGGGATGCGTGTGCTTCGAATCAATCACTCACGCATCGTAACAGCAAACTGAAGCAGTTTCTGTGCAAAGGTTGCACTGAAATGGAGACGTCAAAGGTCAACAAGGATCTGTTGCCGCCTCTGTGTCATTGCCGCAATTGCGTAGATTGCAGGGAATACTTTTCCGGTTCGGGTAACAATTACAGGTTCAACTATCAAAAGTTGTTTGCGCCTAACAAGACAACGACTCTGGACACAGAGCAAATGTGGCTAAAGTCGCAGTTCATCAAGGCGCTGGACGATGATGTGGAGTATTTGAATCGCGTCTTGGAGGGCAATGCGAGTGACTCGATGGCAGAGTTTGTGGATCGTGCGGTAAAGCGCATGTTTAAAGAAGGCACAGACCTCATACATCAGGAGTACGATAAATTGGTGACTGAAAATGCCAAACCAATAACCGATCAACGTTTGAACTTTGGCCAAGAGTACTTCGATGCCAATAACATTGAACAGATGAAGGCAATGCTCAAGCTGGGCCTCGAACGTATTGCACATGATCATCGCATGGTGTTGCCCACGCTGCCTGATGTGCACTTAGTACCGCTGTTGATCGAATGGATTTGTGCTCGCTATGGCAAACTGTATTCGCCTGGCGATCGCCGACGCAATTTCAATCAATCGAATGTGCTGATGAACCAATTGAATATCATACTGAAAGGCGAAATTGTGCAACGAGAGTGCCGTCGACCCACAGTCCCGCTGGGTAAGTTATCCAACATTCGAGAGCAGAATAAGATGAGTCGTCAGCTGAAACAATACTGGATTCGCTTTATGAAATACTTTGTGGTCTCCATCATGGAATTGGGACGCATCTATCAGGCCAGCATGCGATCGGATCGCGGTGCTGCTGCCATCTCCACCTACTATGCCTATATGCCTGCCCATGCTCTGGATGTGCAGATCTGTCGAAAAACGCCGTTGATCAATCGCCGCAATAAGGTGGACAAACGATTGAGTGCAATTATACCTCGAAATAtaagaataaagaaaatgaaatga
- the LOC132785765 gene encoding protein SLC31A2, producing the protein MESSYTQQMRQHDHHHEPSDAASPMPRCSDGGQHGMNMYFHFSDLATILFSFWKTDSALSILAACVVVFIVAVLYELLKFYREWLRRNEDKRRLEGGAHRRRRRHSRRSRRRHRSSSMTVDSDSVGEVSLPMSTASGVVPNDGRNKVRLPWLAPMHMYQTLLHMVQVTISFMLMLVFMTFNVWLCMAVVLGAGLGYFLFFVREESITEHCN; encoded by the coding sequence ATGGAAAGTTCATATACACAGCAGATGCGACAACATGATCATCACCACGAACCCTCGGATGCAGCATCGCCAATGCCACGATGTTCGGACGGTGGCCAGCACGGAATGAATATGTACTTTCATTTTAGTGATCTTGCAACTATTCTCTTTAGTTTCTGGAAAACGGATTCGGCTCTCAGTATTCTGGCTGCCTGTGTAGTTGTCTTCATTGTTGCCGTGCTGTACGAGCTGCTCAAGTTCTATCGCGAGTGGCTGCGCCGGAATGAGGACAAACGTCGTCTAGAGGGAGGAGCtcatcgtcgtcgacgtcgccaTTCGCGCCGCAGCCGCAGACGCCATCGCTCATCGTCGATGACTGTAGATTCAGATTCAGTGGGTGAGGTGTCGTTGCCCATGTCCACGGCATCGGGTGTGGTGCCCAACGATGGACGAAACAAGGTCCGTTTGCCGTGGCTAGCTCCCATGCATATGTACCAGACCTTGCTGCATATGGTCCAAGTTACAATTTCCTTTATGCTAATGCTCGTGTTCATGACGTTCAACGTCTGGCTATGTATGGCTGTTGTTTTAGGCGCTGGATTGGGATATTTTCTATTCTTTGTGCGTGAAGAGAGCATTACCGAGCACTGCAATTGA